One stretch of Gambusia affinis linkage group LG05, SWU_Gaff_1.0, whole genome shotgun sequence DNA includes these proteins:
- the dnase2 gene encoding deoxyribonuclease-2-alpha isoform X2: MFLILSLLIMCAPPGGDASPISCYNDQGDAVDWFYLYKLPKEGGRTHEFKGETYLLLDKGSEGWTEGKVTVNDTKGALGQTVGQLYSQEKNSEVAYILYNDQPPSEEFGGRWAEGSGSRGGHTKGVVLLDKNQGFWLVHSTPHFPPERQEGQFYYPSSGVNNGQNFICVTYPLERFQTIGEQLQINQPNVYDCDVPESLASSVPALAAVCNKNLLSSQTFPHVKTVSNRSVTLTSTGGTDFISFAKGAKFDDDLYHSWVAPALKSDLLVQFWVRSTGILPSDCSLGWKVLDIKSINPGQTFTFKTTEDHSKWAVSPRAAGDGSRGGGWVCVGDINRNEAEEQRGGGTVCLQDPTVWKAYRTAALECEACGGGTIQC; this comes from the exons ATGTTTCTGATCCTGTCCCTGCTGATTATGTGTGCGCCACCAGGGGGCGACGCATCTCCAATCAGCTGCTACAACGACCAAGGTGATGCTGTTGACTG GTTTTACCTGTATAAACTCCCTAAAGAAGGTGGTAGAACACACGAGTTTAAGGGAGAGACGTATTTATTGCTGGACAAAGGGAGTGAAGGATGGACGGAGGGGAAGGTCACGGTGAATGACACCAAAGGAGCTTTGGGCCAGACAGTCGGACAGCTGTACTCACAGGAAAAG aattCGGAGGTAGCTTACATCTTGTACAACGACCAGCCGCCTTCTGAGGAGTTTGGTGGCAGATGGGCTGAAGGCAGCGGGAGCAGGGGAGGTCACACGAAAG GCGTCGTTCTGCTGGATAAAAATCAGGGGTTTTGGTTGGTGCACAGCACCCCTCACTTCCCCCCTGAGCGACAGGAAGGGCAGTTTTACTATCCCAGCAGCGGAGTGAACAACGGGCAGAACTTCATCTGCGTCACCTACCCGCTAGAACGTTTCCAGACTATCG GAGAGCAGCTGCAGATCAATCAGCCTAATGTGTATGACTGTGACGTCCCGGAGTCCCTGGCGTCCTCCGTTCCTGCTCTGGCTGCTGTCTGCAACAAAAACCTTCTGTCCTCTCAGACGTTTCCACATGTGAAAACTGTGTCCAACCGCAGCGTGACTCTGACCTCAACAGGCGGCACCGACTTCATCAGCTTCGCCAAAGGAGCAAAGTTCGATGATG aTCTCTACCACTCGTGGGTGGCGCCCGCCCTCAAATCAGACCTCCTGGTTCAGTTCTGGGTGCGCTCCACTGGGATCCTGCCCTCCGACTGCTCGCTGGGCTGGAAGGTCCTGGACATCAAGAGCATCAACCCGGGGCAGACGTTCACCTTCAAGACCACGGAGGACCACTCCAAGTGGGCCGTCAGCCCACGGGCAGCGGGGGACGGGTCGCGAGGCGGCggctgggtgtgtgtgggggacATAAACAGGAACGAGGCGGAGGAACAGCGTGGAGGAGGAACCGTGTGTCTTCAGGATCCGACGGTGTGGAAGGCTTACCGGACGGCGGCGCTGGAGTGCGAGGCCTGTGGAGGAGGAACGATCCAGTGCTGA
- the dnase2 gene encoding deoxyribonuclease-2-alpha isoform X1, translated as MMFLILSLLIMCAPPGGDASPISCYNDQGDAVDWFYLYKLPKEGGRTHEFKGETYLLLDKGSEGWTEGKVTVNDTKGALGQTVGQLYSQEKNSEVAYILYNDQPPSEEFGGRWAEGSGSRGGHTKGVVLLDKNQGFWLVHSTPHFPPERQEGQFYYPSSGVNNGQNFICVTYPLERFQTIGEQLQINQPNVYDCDVPESLASSVPALAAVCNKNLLSSQTFPHVKTVSNRSVTLTSTGGTDFISFAKGAKFDDDLYHSWVAPALKSDLLVQFWVRSTGILPSDCSLGWKVLDIKSINPGQTFTFKTTEDHSKWAVSPRAAGDGSRGGGWVCVGDINRNEAEEQRGGGTVCLQDPTVWKAYRTAALECEACGGGTIQC; from the exons ATG ATGTTTCTGATCCTGTCCCTGCTGATTATGTGTGCGCCACCAGGGGGCGACGCATCTCCAATCAGCTGCTACAACGACCAAGGTGATGCTGTTGACTG GTTTTACCTGTATAAACTCCCTAAAGAAGGTGGTAGAACACACGAGTTTAAGGGAGAGACGTATTTATTGCTGGACAAAGGGAGTGAAGGATGGACGGAGGGGAAGGTCACGGTGAATGACACCAAAGGAGCTTTGGGCCAGACAGTCGGACAGCTGTACTCACAGGAAAAG aattCGGAGGTAGCTTACATCTTGTACAACGACCAGCCGCCTTCTGAGGAGTTTGGTGGCAGATGGGCTGAAGGCAGCGGGAGCAGGGGAGGTCACACGAAAG GCGTCGTTCTGCTGGATAAAAATCAGGGGTTTTGGTTGGTGCACAGCACCCCTCACTTCCCCCCTGAGCGACAGGAAGGGCAGTTTTACTATCCCAGCAGCGGAGTGAACAACGGGCAGAACTTCATCTGCGTCACCTACCCGCTAGAACGTTTCCAGACTATCG GAGAGCAGCTGCAGATCAATCAGCCTAATGTGTATGACTGTGACGTCCCGGAGTCCCTGGCGTCCTCCGTTCCTGCTCTGGCTGCTGTCTGCAACAAAAACCTTCTGTCCTCTCAGACGTTTCCACATGTGAAAACTGTGTCCAACCGCAGCGTGACTCTGACCTCAACAGGCGGCACCGACTTCATCAGCTTCGCCAAAGGAGCAAAGTTCGATGATG aTCTCTACCACTCGTGGGTGGCGCCCGCCCTCAAATCAGACCTCCTGGTTCAGTTCTGGGTGCGCTCCACTGGGATCCTGCCCTCCGACTGCTCGCTGGGCTGGAAGGTCCTGGACATCAAGAGCATCAACCCGGGGCAGACGTTCACCTTCAAGACCACGGAGGACCACTCCAAGTGGGCCGTCAGCCCACGGGCAGCGGGGGACGGGTCGCGAGGCGGCggctgggtgtgtgtgggggacATAAACAGGAACGAGGCGGAGGAACAGCGTGGAGGAGGAACCGTGTGTCTTCAGGATCCGACGGTGTGGAAGGCTTACCGGACGGCGGCGCTGGAGTGCGAGGCCTGTGGAGGAGGAACGATCCAGTGCTGA